The segment TCATGTATTCCCCCGGACGATGCCTTGGAGGACACGACTCCCTGCCGTGCGCAGGAGCCCCGCTGAACCCTGGCCGCACGATCAGGGCAGGACGTCGGCCAGCGGGATCGCCAGGCCGGGGAGGACGTCTTCCCCGTCCAGCGCCTCGTACTCCCGCAGCAGCCGGGCGGACCCATCGGGGCGGTAGACGGTCGCCGTCTTCGCTTCGGGGGCGATGAGCCAGACGAGTCGGGCGCCCCCCTCGAGCCAGTCCCGGACCCGTTGCTGCAGGTCCGCCGGGTTGTCGGAGGGGGAGAGGACCTCGACGACCAGGTCGGGGGCGCCGGCCACGAATCCCTGGGGGAGCCTGCCGTCGGGGAGCCTGGTCGTCGAGATGAACGCGATGTCGGGACCACGCACGCGCTCGGGATCGTAGGGGAGGTGCAGGACGAAGCCCACGTCGCCGGTGATGACCTCGCCCGTGCTCCGTGCCGATGCCGCTTCGTCCAGGCGCCGGGCCAGGCGGGTCACGACCTTGCCGTGAATCCCCCCCGTCGGGGGCATCTCCACCACCTCGCCGTTGACCAGCTCGCGCCTGACGTCGCCCTCGCCGAGGCGCCAGAGATCCGCCGCCGTGGCCTGTGGTTTGACCCTCATGGCCGCTTCCTCACCAGTCGCCCGCCCGCCGAAGACCGGTCCGCCTGCATGTCCCCCTCAGTTTACTATCGCCGCTGCTCCGGCTCCCACCCGTAGACCGGCAGGATGTCCACCGGCGCGTAGTCATCGGTGAGCACGGGGACGTCCGAGGTGGGGATGGGGCGGTCGTAGAGGTTGGCGACGAAGCGGTCGAAGAGCGGGAAGGTGATGAACCGCCGCCGGCGCAGCGTCCGGGCCCCCTCGGTGAGCTGGGCGCGCGTGAGACCCGTTCGGGCGGTGGCGATGAGGATGATGGTGCGTACGGTCTCCCCGTCCCGCTCCGGCAGGTAGTTCACGGGGAAGGGGTACAGGCCGGGGAAGACCTGCCCGTAGGTCTTGTAGATCGCCCGGAAGAGCTTGCTCTCCCGCCCCTCCAGCGCGCCGACGATGTTGGCGGCGATCACTCCGCTGGGGGTCAGCCGCGTGCGGGCCAGCTCGAAGAACTCGCGCGTGACCAGGTGGAAGGGGATGCCGTCGTGGTGGTAGGCGTCCATGACGATCAGGTCGTAGCGCTGGTCCGTGCGCCGCAGGAAGACCCGCCCGTCCGACACGATGATGCGGTGCCGGGCGTCCTCCCGCACGGCGAAGTACTGCTTGGCCACCTCCACCACCACCGGGTCGATCTCCACGCTGTCGATCACGACCTGCGGGTAGTCCCGCCAGAAGCGCTTCGGCACCGAGCCCGCCCCCAGCCCCACGACGAGGACACGGCGGATCTGCGGGTGGAAGAGCCAGGCCAGGTGGACGTAGTCGGTGTAGGCCAGCGGGCTCAGGTACGGGTCGTTCAGGTACATGCCGCCCTGGATGGAGCGGTTGAAGCGCAGGTAGCGCACGGTCCCCTGTTCCATGACGATCAGGTGGTGGTAGGCGGTGTCCCGCTCCAGCAGGATGCGCGGCTCTGCCGGGGCGGCCAGGGCGGGCGGCACCAGGAGGCCCGCCACCAGCAGGGCCGTGAGCGCCGGCCGGGGGACGCGCACGCGGACGGCCAGCAGGGCCGAGAAGAGCACCAGCGCGCCGCCCAGCGTGTAGAGGATGGTGCGCACCCCGAAGGTCGGGATGAGGAAGAAGGCCGTGAGCAGCGTCCCGGCGATCGACCCGGCCGTGGAGATGGCGTAGAGGACCCCGGCCACGTTGCCCACCGTGGCCAGGTCCGTGGCCGCCAGCTTCACGGCGAAAGGGGAGGTCATCCCCAGCAGGACGCCCGGCGGGGCGAAGAGCAGGATGGAGGCCAGCAGCGGGCTGAGGCGCGGGCCCAGGTCGCGGTCGGCAAAGGCCTCCAGCACCGGCGGGGCCAGGACCGGCAGGAGGAGGATGAGGCCGCCGGCGCTGAGCAGAGCCAGCGCCAGCACGCCGGGGGAGGGGCGCCGGTCGGCCAGGACGCCGCCCAGGTAGTACCCGGCGCTCAGCGCCGCCAGGAAGATGCTGATGAGGCTCCCCCACACGTAGACCGAGGAGCCGAAGAACGGCGCCAGCACCCGGCTCCCCACGATCTCCAGGCCCATCAGCACGGCGCCGGCGCCGAAGACCACCACGCGCAGGACCACGCCCATCCCCCTTTTCCTTGCGTCCGCGGCCCGGCCGCGGACGCAAGCCTCGGGACGTTTTCGTCCTTGCCGGCTCGCCTCCTTCGGAGGGTGAGGCCCCTCGGTCAACGGTGCCGTCCGCGCCGCAGACCGCGTGTGGCGTCGTCCACCGGTTGCGGTCTCCGGTTCCCCGTGGGCTAGAATGGAGAGCGTGCGTCGTCAGACCAAGATCGTCGCCACCCTCGGCCCGGCCTGCACCGCTCCCGACGTCCTGCGGGCCCTGCTCGAGGCCGGATTGGACGTGGCCCGCCTGAACTTCTCCTACGGCACCCCCGACGACCACCTCCGGGCCCTGGAGGCCCTGTGCGCCGCGGAGGCCGAGACCGGCCGGCGGGTGGCCGTGCTCCAGGACCTGCCCGGGCCCAAGCTGCGCACCGGCCGGCTCCCCTGCGGCAGCCTGCTCCTCCGCCCGGGCGACGTGGTGCGATTGGCCGCCACCCCCCAGGCCAGCGGCGACGGCGTCATCCCGGTCCACTACCCGGCCCTCTCCCAGGACGTCCGCCCCGGACACCGCATCTACCTGCAGGACGGGGAGATCGTCCTGGAGGTGGTGGCGGTCGAGGCCGCGACGGTGGCCGGCCGGGTGGTCCACGGCGGCACGCTGCGCCAGCACGCCGGGATCAACCTGCCGGGGGTGCCGCTGAGCGTCCCCACGGTCACCGAGGAGGACTTCCGCCACCTCGACCTGGGGCTGGCGCAGCGGGTGGACTACGTGGCGCTCTCCTTCGTTGAGGGGCCCGAGGACCTCCACCGCGTGCGCGCCTACATCGACCGCCGGGGCGGCGGCGCCCGCCTGGTGGCGAAGATCGAGCGGCGGCGGGCGCTCGAGCGTATCGACGAGATCATCGAGGCCGCCGACGCGGTGATGGTGGCGCGTGGGGACCTGGCCGTGGAGACGGCGCCGGAGGAGGTCCCGGTGCTGCAGAAGCGCCTCATCGCCGCCTGCCACCGTCGGGGGCGCCCGGTGATCACGGCCACGCAGATGCTGGAGAGCATGATCGTGCACCCGCGTCCCACCCGGGCCGAGGCCACCGACGTGGCCAACGCCGTCTTCGACGGGACGGACGCGCTCATGCTCTCCGGCGAGACGGCCATCGGCGCCTACCCGGTGGAGGCGGTGCGCACCATGGCGCGCATCGCCGAGCACGCCGAAGGCGCCGTGCCCCCCGAGGTGGTGCAGCGCTGGCGGGAGCAGGCGCTGCGGGACGGCCTGGCCGCCCGCGACACTGCGGAGGCCATCGCCCTGGCGGCGGTGCAGGCGGCGGAGGCGCTGGGGGCGGCGGCCATCGTCGCGGCCACGACCTCGGGGAGCACCGCCCTGCGGGTCGCCCGCTTCCGTCCGCGGCGGCCCATCCTGGGCGTGACCACGGTCGAGGCGACGCTGCGGCGCCTGCGCCTGGTGTGGGGGGTGCACCCGGTCCTCGTGCCGGAGATCCCGGACCTGGACGCGCTCGTCGCCGCCGCGGTGGAAGCGGCCAAGCGGGAGGGCTTCGTGCGCCGCGGCGACGACATCGTCGTCACCGCCGGCTACCCCATGGGGCGGCCGGGGACGACCAACCTGCTGAAGGTCGTGCGCGTCTGACGTACGCCCGGCAGGCAGGGGGCGGATGGGCGCGATCCGCATCGGCACGAGCGGCTGGGTCTACCCGTACTGGCGGGGCCGCTTCTACCCGCAAGACCTGCCGCAGCGGGAGTGGTTCGCCTACTACGCCCGCCACTTCGACACCGTGGAGATCAACAACACCTTCTACCGCCTCCCCAGCGAGGAGGCGGTGCAGCAGTGGCGGGCGCAGGCGCCCGAGGGGTTCCTCTACGCAGTCAAGGCCAGCCGCTTCCTCACCCACGTCAAGCGCCTGAAGGACGTGGCTGGGCCGCTCGACCTCTTCCTGGAGCGGGCGCGCCTGCTGCGCGACCACCTGGGGCCGGTGCTAGTGCAGCTCCCCTCCTCGTTCCACCGCACCCCCGAGAACCTCCGCCGGCTGCGCACCTTCTTCGACCTGCTCCCCCCGCGCCTCACCGTGGTGATGGAGTACCGCCACGCCTCGCTCTTCCACGAGGAGGTCTACGCGCTGATGCGCGCATCCCGCATCGGCCTGGTGGTGGTCAGCGATCCGGAGCGCCCCACGGCGTTGGTGGCCACCGCGCCGGTGGTCTACGTGCGCTTCCACGGCCCTACGGGCGCGCGCTACCGGGGCAACTACCCCCGCCACCAGCTGCGCACCTGGGCCGCGCGCATCCGGGCGCTGGCCGAGGGGCGCACCGCCTTCGTCTACTTCAACAACGACTGGAACGCCTACGCCGTCCGCAACGCCCTGACGCTGCGGGAGCTGCTGGAGGCCGCGTAGAACAGAGAGGTCCATGCCGACCGTCCGCCGTCGGGCCTATCCGGTGGAGCCGCTGCTGGAGACCCTGCGCACCGTGCTGGGCGAGCGCCTCTCCACCGCCCCCGCAGTGCGCGAGCACCACAGCCGCGGCGAGACGTACCTGCCCCCGGCCCTGCCGGATGCCGTGGCCTTCCCCGAGTCCACCGAGGAGGTCCAGGCCGTCGTGCGCGCCTGTGCCGCCGTGGGCGCCCCGGTGATTCCCTTCGGGGCGGGGACCTCGCTGGAGGGGCACGTCGCCGCCGTCGCCGGCGGCATCTGCGTGGACCTGACGCGCATGAACCGGGTCCTGCGCGTCAGCGCCGAGGACCTGGACGCCACGGTGGAGGCCGGGGTGACCCACCGGCAGCTCAACCGCCACCTGCGCCCCAGCGGGTTGTTCTTCTCCGTGGACCCCGGCGCCGATGCCACGCTGGGCGGGATGGCGGCCACGCGCGCCTCCGGGACGACCGCGGTGCGCTACGGCACGATGCGCGAGAACGTCCTGGGGCTGACCGTCGTGCTGGCGGACGGGCGGGTCGTGCGGACCGGCACGCGCGCCCGCAAGTCGGCCGCCGGCTACGACCTGACGCGCCTGTTCGTGGGCTCGGAGGGGACCCTGGGCGTGATCACCGAGGTCACCGTGCGCCTGCACGGGCTCCCAGAGGCGGTTTCGGCGGCCACCTGCGCCTTCGAGACCATCGCCGGAGCCGTGGAGACCGTCATCGCCACCGTCCAGCTGGGCATCCCGGTGGCCCGTCTGGAGCTGCTCGACAAAGTCCAGATGGCCGCCTGCAACCGCTACGCCGGGCTGGCGCTGCCCGAGGCGCCCACGCTCTTCTTCGAGTTCCACGGGACGGCGCGCGGCGTGGCCGAGCAGGCCGGGGCGGTGCAGGAGCTGGCCCTGGCCCGTGGCGGGCGCGATTTCCGCTGGGCCACCGGCGCCGAGGCGCGGGCGCAGCTGTGGAAGGCCCGGCACGACGCCTACTGGGCGGCCCTGACCCTGCGCCCGGGCTGCCGCGCGCTGACGACCGACGTCTGCGTCCCCATCTCCCGCCTGGCCGAGTGCATCGTCGAGACGAAGCGGGACCTGGCCGACTGCCCCGTCCCCGTGGTCCTGGTGGGGCACGCCGGTGACGGCAACTTCCACCTGCTCTTCCTGCTCGACCCCGACGACCCGGCGGAGGTGGCCGCGGTCCACCGGCTCAACGAGCGGGTGGTGCATCGGGCCCTGGCGCTGGGCGGTACCTGCACGGGCGAGCACGGCGTGGGGCTCGGGAAGCTCCCCTACATGGCCGCGGAGCACGGCGAGGCGCTGGCGGTGATGCGGGCGCTCAAGCGGGCCCTCGACCCGCACGACCTCATGAACCCGGGCAAGCTCCTCCCGGAGGAGTTGTGAGCACTTGGTCTCACAGCAGCAGGGCCTGCCACAGCGGATCGCCCGGTGCGAACGGGTGATGAGGGGCGATCCGGTCGGCGGCACCCGCCCCCCGGGCCAGGAGCCGCTCCATCAGCTGCGTTC is part of the Armatimonadota bacterium genome and harbors:
- a CDS encoding DUF72 domain-containing protein; this translates as MGAIRIGTSGWVYPYWRGRFYPQDLPQREWFAYYARHFDTVEINNTFYRLPSEEAVQQWRAQAPEGFLYAVKASRFLTHVKRLKDVAGPLDLFLERARLLRDHLGPVLVQLPSSFHRTPENLRRLRTFFDLLPPRLTVVMEYRHASLFHEEVYALMRASRIGLVVVSDPERPTALVATAPVVYVRFHGPTGARYRGNYPRHQLRTWAARIRALAEGRTAFVYFNNDWNAYAVRNALTLRELLEAA
- a CDS encoding fused MFS/spermidine synthase, with protein sequence MGVVLRVVVFGAGAVLMGLEIVGSRVLAPFFGSSVYVWGSLISIFLAALSAGYYLGGVLADRRPSPGVLALALLSAGGLILLLPVLAPPVLEAFADRDLGPRLSPLLASILLFAPPGVLLGMTSPFAVKLAATDLATVGNVAGVLYAISTAGSIAGTLLTAFFLIPTFGVRTILYTLGGALVLFSALLAVRVRVPRPALTALLVAGLLVPPALAAPAEPRILLERDTAYHHLIVMEQGTVRYLRFNRSIQGGMYLNDPYLSPLAYTDYVHLAWLFHPQIRRVLVVGLGAGSVPKRFWRDYPQVVIDSVEIDPVVVEVAKQYFAVREDARHRIIVSDGRVFLRRTDQRYDLIVMDAYHHDGIPFHLVTREFFELARTRLTPSGVIAANIVGALEGRESKLFRAIYKTYGQVFPGLYPFPVNYLPERDGETVRTIILIATARTGLTRAQLTEGARTLRRRRFITFPLFDRFVANLYDRPIPTSDVPVLTDDYAPVDILPVYGWEPEQRR
- a CDS encoding FAD-linked oxidase C-terminal domain-containing protein; amino-acid sequence: MPTVRRRAYPVEPLLETLRTVLGERLSTAPAVREHHSRGETYLPPALPDAVAFPESTEEVQAVVRACAAVGAPVIPFGAGTSLEGHVAAVAGGICVDLTRMNRVLRVSAEDLDATVEAGVTHRQLNRHLRPSGLFFSVDPGADATLGGMAATRASGTTAVRYGTMRENVLGLTVVLADGRVVRTGTRARKSAAGYDLTRLFVGSEGTLGVITEVTVRLHGLPEAVSAATCAFETIAGAVETVIATVQLGIPVARLELLDKVQMAACNRYAGLALPEAPTLFFEFHGTARGVAEQAGAVQELALARGGRDFRWATGAEARAQLWKARHDAYWAALTLRPGCRALTTDVCVPISRLAECIVETKRDLADCPVPVVLVGHAGDGNFHLLFLLDPDDPAEVAAVHRLNERVVHRALALGGTCTGEHGVGLGKLPYMAAEHGEALAVMRALKRALDPHDLMNPGKLLPEEL
- the pyk gene encoding pyruvate kinase — its product is MESVRRQTKIVATLGPACTAPDVLRALLEAGLDVARLNFSYGTPDDHLRALEALCAAEAETGRRVAVLQDLPGPKLRTGRLPCGSLLLRPGDVVRLAATPQASGDGVIPVHYPALSQDVRPGHRIYLQDGEIVLEVVAVEAATVAGRVVHGGTLRQHAGINLPGVPLSVPTVTEEDFRHLDLGLAQRVDYVALSFVEGPEDLHRVRAYIDRRGGGARLVAKIERRRALERIDEIIEAADAVMVARGDLAVETAPEEVPVLQKRLIAACHRRGRPVITATQMLESMIVHPRPTRAEATDVANAVFDGTDALMLSGETAIGAYPVEAVRTMARIAEHAEGAVPPEVVQRWREQALRDGLAARDTAEAIALAAVQAAEALGAAAIVAATTSGSTALRVARFRPRRPILGVTTVEATLRRLRLVWGVHPVLVPEIPDLDALVAAAVEAAKREGFVRRGDDIVVTAGYPMGRPGTTNLLKVVRV
- a CDS encoding Uma2 family endonuclease, which encodes MRVKPQATAADLWRLGEGDVRRELVNGEVVEMPPTGGIHGKVVTRLARRLDEAASARSTGEVITGDVGFVLHLPYDPERVRGPDIAFISTTRLPDGRLPQGFVAGAPDLVVEVLSPSDNPADLQQRVRDWLEGGARLVWLIAPEAKTATVYRPDGSARLLREYEALDGEDVLPGLAIPLADVLP